The proteins below are encoded in one region of Silene latifolia isolate original U9 population chromosome 2, ASM4854445v1, whole genome shotgun sequence:
- the LOC141631612 gene encoding calcium uniporter protein 2, mitochondrial-like: MAFKKTLVQRVFNISKFSNPALFRTTTQPAINPTKTRPRPRPFHQSTETMRLFPMAGEALSETLKRQMDITRGRLNLDGLIAYPKHGAITTRVVNEQMCEREDVGGLTISEVKKVLKATKVEMITSKLRNVGKDWVTYKEFMEKLEEFCGGNRDEAVEFAKILDDCGSVIVFGNSVFLRPYQVAQVLQNIVIPPMSVNLNDPRKQELEKLEDQKAEIDQKAEALVRRELWAGLGLMATQTAAFMRLTFWELSWDVMEPICFYVTSAYFMLGYTFFLRTSKEPSFEGFFQSRFNAKQKQLMKAQEFNLERYNELRRMFNLNYSSYSSLGDAKLIKFDHYHKFN, from the exons ATGGCGTTCAAGAAAACGCTAGTACAAAGAGTATTTAACATCTCTAAATTCTCAAATCCGGCCTTATTCCGAACCACAACCCAACCCGCTATAAACCCGACAAAGACTCGCCCTCGTCCTCGCCCGTTTCACCAATCAACGGAGACAATGAGATTGTTTCCAATGGCGGGTGAGGCGTTGTCGGAGACGTTAAAACGACAAATGGACATAACAAGGGGAAGGCTAAACCTTGACGGTCTAATCGCCTACCCGAAACACGGGGCAATAACGACTCGTGTCGTAAACGAGCAAATGTGCGAGCGTGAAGATGTTGGAGGGCTGACGATAAGTGAGGTGAAGAAGGTGTTGAAGGCTACAAAAGTGGAGATGATAACGTCGAAATTGCGAAACGTTGGGAAAGATTGGGTAACGTATAAGGAATTTATGGAGAAATTGGAAGAGTTTTGTGGGGGAAATAGAGATGAAGCCGTTGAGTTTGCTAAAATCTTGGATGATTGTGGATCTGTTATTGTTTTTGGGAACTCTGTTTTCTTGCGTCCTTACCAG GTTGCTCAAGTCCTTCAAAACATTGTAATCCCGCCCATGTCCGTGAACTTAAACGACCCACGGAAACAGGAGCTAGAGAAGTTGGAGGATCAAAAGGCGGAGATTGATCAAAAGGCCGAGGCTTTAGTCCGTCGAGAATTATGGGCCGGGTTGGGGCTCATGGCAACCCAAACCGCGGCCTTCATGAGGCTTACATTTTGGGAACTTTCATGGGATGTGATGGAGCCCATTTGCTTTTATGTGACTTCCGCTTATTTCATGCTTGGCTACACATTTTTTCTTAGAACATCTAAGGAGCCTTCTTTCGAGGGCTTCTTTCAAAGTCGCTTTAACGCGAAGCAAAAGCAGCTTATGAAAGCTCAAGAGTTTAATCTTGAGAGGTATAACGAGCTTAGAAGAATGTTTAACCTCAATTATTCGTCATATTCCTCATTAGGCGATGCCAAATTGATCAAATTTGATCATTATcacaaatttaattaa
- the LOC141643724 gene encoding uncharacterized protein LOC141643724, with protein sequence MGTGLDDSTFAANSSDSTDNNNNDAGDFECNICFDLAQDPIITLCGHLFCWPCLYRWLHYHSQSQECPVCKALIQEDNLVPLYGRGKSSSDPRTRPIPGLEIPNRPSGHRPETAPAPGAGAGVGAEQRFFPNFGNFGFGMLGGFMPMTTARFGNLTMAAGFGGLFPAMLSFQFNGFPDASMYGAGHAHGFPNGFPQHVHGHGVGHGHGHGHGFQQYPPGSSQRQDALLKNLLLIVGFLVLLSFIFT encoded by the coding sequence ATGGGAACTGGGTTAGATGATTCAACATTTGCTGCAAATTCAAGTGATTCAacagacaacaacaacaatgatgctGGTGATTTTGAGTGTAATATTTGTTTTGATTTAGCACAAGACCCAATTATTACATTATGTGGACATTTATTTTGTTGGCCATGTTTATATAGATGGTTACATTACCATTCCCAATCCCAAGAATGTCCTGTTTGTAAGGCACTTATTCAGGAAGACAATCTTGTTCCTTTGTATGGTAGAGGGAAATCGAGTTCTGATCCGCGAACCCGGCCGATTCCCGGGTTAGAGATTCCTAATAGGCCTTCTGGGCATCGGCCTGAAACTGCCCCCGCTCCTGGAGCGGGGGCGGGGGTTGGGGCGGAGCAGAGGTTTTTTCCGAATTTTGGGAATTTTGGGTTTGGGATGTTAGGAGGGTTTATGCCTATGACGACTGCGAGATTTGGGAATTTGACTATGGCTGCTGGGTTTGGTGGGCTTTTTCCTGCAATGTTGAGTTTTCAGTTTAATGGGTTTCCTGATGCTTCTATGTATGGTGCTGGTCATGCTCATGGGTTTCCGAATGGGTTTCCGCAACATGTTCATGGTCATGGGGTTGGACATGGGCATGGGCATGGACATGGGTTTCAGCAGTATCCGCCCGGGTCGAGTCAACGACAAGATGCTCTTCTTAAGAATTTGCTTTTGATAGTTGGGTTTCTTGTGCTGCTTAGTTTTATTTTTACTTGA
- the LOC141643729 gene encoding cold-regulated 413 plasma membrane protein 4-like isoform X1, producing the protein MELMEMASEMLVSTGENAAESGTRLAFRWGVSFSSMVLLALNLIGRRSGLQATFLALILVTSLPAVIFQILRGQFGCWVAFLSFAASFFLPSIYPNIVSRFLLFVVIPDWLAYELREGVVGGVFCLILAVLLIITEVHATGGCNFSCNWRCLVYWFSFVIFTCGIRIIPLLSLTSQPLKFSNHQISILTRIFSSDVCAKFILFSGLK; encoded by the exons ATGGAATTAATGGAGATGGCGAGTGAAATGTTGGTGTCGACTGGTGAAAATGCAGCGGAAAGTGGTACCAGACTTGCGTTTCGTTGGGGCGTTTCCTTCTCTTCCAT GGTTCTTTTAGCTTTGAACTTGATTGGGAGAAGATCAGGGCTTCAAGCTACATTTCTGGCGCTGATTCTTGTTACGAGTCTCCCAGCTGTGATTTTCCAGATATTAAG AGGACAATTTGGTTGCTGGGTTGCTTTTCTTTCTTTCGCTGCCAGTTTCTTTCTTCCTTCTATTTATCCTAATATAG TTTCACGCTTTCTTCTATTCGTTGTTATACCGGACTGGCTGGCTTACGAATTACGAGAGGGCGTTGTCGGTGGTGTGTTCTGTTTGATACTTGCCGTTTTGCTCATCATAACAGAGGTTCATGCAACGGGAGGATGTAATTTTTCTTGCAATTGGCGCTGCTTAGTATATTGGTTCA GTTTTGTTATTTTTACATGTGGCATCAGAATTATTCCTCTATTATCTCTTACTAGTCAACCTCTGAAATTTTCAAACCATCAGATAAGCATATTAACAAGAATATTTTCTTCTGATGTGTGTGCCAAGTTCATACTTTTTTCTGGGTTGAAATGA
- the LOC141643729 gene encoding cold-regulated 413 plasma membrane protein 4-like isoform X2, whose translation MELMEMASEMLVSTGENAAESGTRLAFRWGVSFSSMVLLALNLIGRRSGLQATFLALILVTSLPAVIFQILRGQFGCWVAFLSFAASFFLPSIYPNIVSRFLLFVVIPDWLAYELREGVVGGVFCLILAVLLIITEVHATGGCNFSCNWRCLVYWFKNKDKCRHSTHRDVRSIRESDLEKDRGRTQRIPRKFSQYSSIS comes from the exons ATGGAATTAATGGAGATGGCGAGTGAAATGTTGGTGTCGACTGGTGAAAATGCAGCGGAAAGTGGTACCAGACTTGCGTTTCGTTGGGGCGTTTCCTTCTCTTCCAT GGTTCTTTTAGCTTTGAACTTGATTGGGAGAAGATCAGGGCTTCAAGCTACATTTCTGGCGCTGATTCTTGTTACGAGTCTCCCAGCTGTGATTTTCCAGATATTAAG AGGACAATTTGGTTGCTGGGTTGCTTTTCTTTCTTTCGCTGCCAGTTTCTTTCTTCCTTCTATTTATCCTAATATAG TTTCACGCTTTCTTCTATTCGTTGTTATACCGGACTGGCTGGCTTACGAATTACGAGAGGGCGTTGTCGGTGGTGTGTTCTGTTTGATACTTGCCGTTTTGCTCATCATAACAGAGGTTCATGCAACGGGAGGATGTAATTTTTCTTGCAATTGGCGCTGCTTAGTATATTGGTTCA AAAACAAAGACAAATGCAGACATTCTACCCACAGAGACGTTCGAAGCATACGAGAATCCGATTTGGAAAAAGACAGAGGTCGAACACAGAGAATCCCTCGAAAGTTTAGCCAATATAGCTCAATCTCTTAA
- the LOC141643729 gene encoding cold-regulated 413 plasma membrane protein 4-like isoform X3: protein MELMEMASEMLVSTGENAAESGTRLAFRWGVSFSSMVLLALNLIGRRSGLQATFLALILVTSLPAVIFQILRGQFGCWVAFLSFAASFFLPSIYPNIVSRFLLFVVIPDWLAYELREGVVGGVFCLILAVLLIITEVHATGGCNFSCNWRCLVYWFIHTFFWVEMKSKQSRNQLLLPYPNC from the exons ATGGAATTAATGGAGATGGCGAGTGAAATGTTGGTGTCGACTGGTGAAAATGCAGCGGAAAGTGGTACCAGACTTGCGTTTCGTTGGGGCGTTTCCTTCTCTTCCAT GGTTCTTTTAGCTTTGAACTTGATTGGGAGAAGATCAGGGCTTCAAGCTACATTTCTGGCGCTGATTCTTGTTACGAGTCTCCCAGCTGTGATTTTCCAGATATTAAG AGGACAATTTGGTTGCTGGGTTGCTTTTCTTTCTTTCGCTGCCAGTTTCTTTCTTCCTTCTATTTATCCTAATATAG TTTCACGCTTTCTTCTATTCGTTGTTATACCGGACTGGCTGGCTTACGAATTACGAGAGGGCGTTGTCGGTGGTGTGTTCTGTTTGATACTTGCCGTTTTGCTCATCATAACAGAGGTTCATGCAACGGGAGGATGTAATTTTTCTTGCAATTGGCGCTGCTTAGTATATTGGTTCA TTCATACTTTTTTCTGGGTTGAAATGAAGTCAAAGCAGAGTAGAAATCAACTGCTGCTGCCGTATCCTAATTGTTAG
- the LOC141643726 gene encoding lysM domain receptor-like kinase 4 has translation MGGLSLVCVFIFGLIYHLSLVTAQQPYTSKSCDTSDKNPSDLGYSCNGVNKTCQSYLIFRTVPSYNNVSTIASLMSVKPSEISAINQNISETFTMATNTEVIIPVTCSCSGKFYQANTTYVVQTGDNYYALSIDIFGGLTTCDAIKSQITDPNISPNERLTLPLRCACPTEKQVSEGISYLMSFAVQSGDSISSIANKFGANLSQTLEANEKSEQDSIIQPISTLLVPLKAPPDSSVMEYPPLILSSSPPLSSNPTPPPAKGGDKKWAYFGVGVVSGGVLVLMVGMIVFFVLLRCRKNRTDIVISSQKFETQEKALLPLETECFELKDISGIASLKVYSIKELQAATDSFSSDHWIKGSVYKGILDGNQVAVKKIIGDVGKEISVLNKINHFNLVSLLGVGFNEGILYLVYEYAVNGPLSDWINRDDPQKSLSWRNRMQVALDVAMGLNYLHTYTSPPLIHKDIKSSNILLDPGFRAKISKFGLSRSVSGTDGQFTITKHIVGTKGYLAPEYMRSGLISPMLDVYSFGVLLVEMLTGKNVVRLYEEGVKVHLLEVLTPLVSKGEGNAKLREFIDQSLGDDYPSEVAMSMVVLADHCLRKDPGSRPTMEDIVRVLSDIV, from the coding sequence ATGGGTGGTCTCTCATTGGTTTGTGTTTTTATCTTTGGCTTGatttaccatctttctttggtCACTGCACAGCAGCCTTACACTTCAAAAAGCTGTGATACCTCTGATAAAAACCCCTCTGATCTCGGCTACAGTTGTAATGGTGTAAACAAAACATGCCAATCTTACCTCATTTTCAGGACTGTCCCTTCGTACAACAACGTGTCTACCATTGCTTCCCTAATGTCTGTCAAACCGTCTGAAATATCCGCTATCAACCAAAACATCTCAGAAACCTTCACCATGGCCACAAACACCGAGGTCATCATCCCCGTCACGTGCTCTTGTTCAGGTAAGTTCTACCAAGCCAACACCACTTATGTTGTTCAAACTGGTGATAATTACTATGCCCTCTCTATAGACATATTTGGCGGTCTTACCACATGTGATGCAATAAAAAGTCAGATAACTGATCCAAACATATCTCCTAATGAAAGGCTTACTCTGCCTCTAAGGTGTGCTTGTCCTACAGAGAAACAAGTTAGTGAAGGGATTAGCTACCTTATGAGCTTTGCAGTCCAATCAGGTGATAGTATTTCGAGCATTGCTAATAAATTTGGTGCCAATTTAAGTCAAACCCTTGAGGCCAATGAGAAATCCGAGCAGGATTCTATCATTCAACCGATCTCCACCCTTCTTGTACCTCTCAAAGCCCCACCAGATAGTTCAGTTATGGAGTATCCTCCTCTAATACTATCTTCCTCACCACCACTCTCGTCTAACCCAACACCACCGCCTGCTAAGGGTGGAGACAAGAAATGGGCTTATTTTGGGGTAGGTGTAGTTTCAGGAGGCGTACTTGTTTTAATGGTAGGGATGATTGTATTCTTTGTGTTGTTGAGGTGTCGTAAGAACAGAACTGATATTGTAATTTCGTCACAAAAGTTTGAAACTCAAGAAAAAGCTCTTCTTCCGCTAGAGACTGAATGCTTTGAATTGAAAGATATATCTGGAATTGCTTCTTTGAAAGTATACAGCATCAAAGAATTGCAGGCAGCAACTGATAGTTTCAGCTCTGATCACTGGATTAAGGGATCAGTGTACAAGGGCATTCTTGATGGTAATCAAGTGGCGGTTAAGAAGATTATTGGTGATGTTGGTAAAGAGATTAGTGTTCTGAACAAGATCAACCATTTTAATCTTGTAAGTTTATTGGGGGTTGGATTCAATGAAGGAATTTTGTATCTGGTCTATGAATATGCTGTAAATGGACCCTTGAGCGATTGGATCAACCGAGACGATCCGCAGAAAAGTTTGAGTTGGCGGAACAGAATGCAGGTGGCTTTGGATGTGGCGATGGGTCTGAATTATCTTCACACCTACACAAGCCCGCCACTCATCCATAAGGATATTAAATCCTCTAATATTCTTCTAGATCCTGGATTTAGGGCCAAAATTAGCAAGTTTGGCCTCTCGAGATCAGTTAGTGGAACCGATGGTCAGTTCACTATAACAAAACATATAGTGGGAACAAAGGGTTATCTAGCTCCCGAGTATATGCGGAGTGGGCTGATCTCCCCTATGCTTGATGTTTACTCTTTTGGCGTTCTTTTGGTAGAGATGCTTACCGGAAAAAATGTGGTCCGTCTTTATGAAGAAGGGGTTAAAGTTCACTTACTAGAGGTTTTAACCCCTTTGGTTAGTAAGGGAGAAGGGAATGCCAAGTTGAGAGAATTCATTGACCAATCTCTTGGAGACGATTACCCGTCTGAAGTGGCCATGTCTATGGTGGTATTGGCTGATCACTGTTTGAGGAAAGACCCGGGAAGTCGTCCAACCATGGAGGACATTGTCCGAGTTTTGTCAGACATTGTCTGA
- the LOC141641778 gene encoding lysM domain receptor-like kinase 4, whose protein sequence is MNGELAAIKKTKADMSKEVNSLAKVSHFNIIQVLGVCFNEGYWYLIYEYASNGPLSDWIFSNNSNVKFLSWTQRVQVVLDVARGLNYIHSYNSPPYVWKDVKSSNILLDSNFRAKIGNFSPVKSAEGQKSPVTLEKVYLSPEYRDKGHVSPKLDVYGFGILMLEVLTGKKADGNISEMLLGEKESLRRLIDPNLKENYPEETAVSVARLIEICLNGDPSSRPDMEEVVKSLAKVLNTSMTWESSI, encoded by the coding sequence ATGAACGGTGAGTTAGCCGCTATCAAGAAGACAAAAGCGGATATGTCGAAGGAGGTCAATTCCTTAGCCAAGGTTAGCCATTTCAACATTATTCAAGTTCTAGGTGTTTGTTTCAATGAAGGGTACTGGTATCTCATCTACGAGTACGCCTCAAATGGTCCCCTCAGTGACTGGATTTTCAGCAACAATTCGAATGTCAAGTTCCTTAGTTGGACTCAAAGGGTGCAAGTTGTGTTAGATGTGGCTAGAGGGTTAAACTATATCCATAGTTATAATAGCCCTCCTTATGTGTGGAAGGATGTGAAAAGCAGTAATATTCTTCTCGACAGTAATTTCAGGGCAAAAATCGGTAATTTCAGCCCTGTAAAATCTGCAGAAGGGCAAAAGTCACCTGTAACATTAGAGAAAGTTTACCTTTCTCCTGAGTACAGAGATAAAGGACATGTCTCACCAAAACTTGATGTTTACGGTTTCGGAATATTGATGCTTGAGGTACTTACAGGAAAGAAAGCTGATGGGAATATATCAGAGATGTTACTAGGTGAAAAAGAGTCATTGAGAAGACTGATAGATCCAAATTTGAAGGAAAATTATCCTGAAGAAACTGCTGTATCAGTTGCTAGACTGATAGAAATCTGCCTGAATGGAGATCCGTCAAGCCGCCCCGACATGGAGGAAGTTGTAAAGTCTCTAGCCAAAGTATTGAATACTTCAATGACATGGGAATCATCCATTTGA